The following are from one region of the Chanos chanos chromosome 10, fChaCha1.1, whole genome shotgun sequence genome:
- the map3k13 gene encoding mitogen-activated protein kinase kinase kinase 13 → MHTHSTMGSSPEVLSWASCPSLLVGKLKEELKLTVVGDAMKKTNPNSSPQAPTPAPPSQIITDLAPPTHLPVPMQQLHPPGKDEESGLGGTSPPNTVLSEDSTKEQGHFDNSVLQLQEHEDAESPGSCSQGGCGSGGEEGNEEGGCPTDHNGDGTHNHPHDDIKLHFHRAGTGGGGFLEGLFGCLRPVWNIIGKTYSTEYKLQQQDTWEVPFEEISELQWLGSGAQGAVFLGKFHSEEVAIKKVREQKETDIKHLRKLKHPNIIGFKGVCTQAPCYCIIMEYCAQGQLYEVLRAGRKVTPRLLVDWATGIASGMNYLHLHKIIHRDLKSPNVLITQNDTVKISDFGTSKELSDKSTKMSFAGTVAWMAPEVIRNEPVSEKVDIWSFGVVLWELLTGEIPYKDVDSSAIIWGVGSNSLHLPVPSTCPDGFKILMKQTWQGKPRNRPSFRQILLHLDIASADVLGTPQETYFKSQAEWREEVKKHFEKIKSEGTCIHRLDEELIRRRRDELRHALDIREHYERKLERANNLYMELSAIMLQLEIREKELMKREQAVEKKYPGTYKRHLVRPIVRSNAVEKLIKKKSSVSHKPGTQTPKRPDLLRSDGIPSVEVLPAPSPVSGSPKVSTPPGKARYRSKPRHRRANSKGSHSEFPGVLKSGPGVSDEQQPLQQHYHHHHHHHHHPPPEGPLLPLQGREDAVANCANNLRYFGPAAALRSPQTDHLQRRVSGSSPDLISTAMDADSRQRTGSTGSGPGPLCPCCQAHPFPGCLHCQETPPAPNHPELPHYSLLSTCEGTPPTAPRLPDPASDGEAPEKGEQQEQGSPRSTLPGGASRTLRPLRKTGDDSSEEEEGEVDSEVEFPRRQRPHRCMSSFQSYSTFSSENLSVSDGEEGNTSDHSHSGPLEALSASQEEHLDELLSHTPEIPIDISTQSDGLSDKECAVRRVKTQISLGKLCADEHSYENPLHFGDSDCDSSEAECSDATIRNNKPCAPSSW, encoded by the exons atgcacacacacagcaccatggGTAGCTCGCCTGAGGTGCTCTCCTGGGCCTCCTGCCCCAGTTTGCTGGTGGGGAAGCTCAAAGAGGAACTCAAACTGACCGTTGTGGGCGATGCCATGAAGAAGACTAATCCAAATTCCTCACCTCAGGCTCCAACACCTGCCCCACCTTCTCAAATTATCACAGACTTGGCCCCTCCCACACACCTACCCGTACCCATGCAACAGTTACACCCTCCCGGGAAAGATGAGGAGTCTGGGTTGGGAGGCACGAGCCCACCCAACACGGTTCTGAGCGAGGACTCGACAAAGGAGCAAGGACACTTTGACAACAGCGTGCTCCAGCTCCAGGAGCATGAGGACGCGGAGTCTCCAGGCTCCTGCAGCCAGGGTGGATGtgggagtggaggagaggaggggaacGAGGAGGGGGGTTGTCCGACAGACCACAACGGGGACGGTACGCACAACCACCCCCACGATGATATCAAACTGCACTTTCACAGAGCAGGAACGGGAGGAGGGGGCTTCCTTGAAGGTCTTTTTGGCTGTTTGAGGCCTGTCTGGAACATCATAGGAAAAACTTACTCAACAGAGTACAAACTGCAACAGCAAG ACACTTGGGAGGTGCCGTTTGAGGAGATCTCGGAGCTGCAGTGGCTAGGCAGCGGGGCTCAGGGCGCCGTCTTCCTGGGCAAGTTCCACTCAGAGGAGGTGGCCATCAAGAaagtcagagagcagaaagagacagacatcaAGCACCTGCGCAAACTAAAGCATCCCAACATCATCGGTTTCAA ggGTGTGTGCACACAGGCTCCTTGTTACTGTATCATTATGGAGTACTGTGCCCAGGGGCAGCTGTACGAGGTTCTTAGGGCCGGGCGGAAGGTCACCCCTCGCCTGCTGGTGGACTGGGCCACAGGCATAGCCAGTGGCATGAACTACCTGCACCTTCACAAAATCATCCACAGAGACCTCAAATCACCAAA TGTATTAATAACTCAAAACGACACTGTGAAGATCTCAGACTTTGGGACCTCCAAGGAACTCAGTGACAAAAGCACCAAGATGTCCTTTGCAGGGACAGTGGCTTGGATGGCTCCTGAGGTGATCCGAAATGAACCTGTTTCAGAGAAGGTGGACATctg GTCATTCGGTGTAGTTTTATGGGAGCTGTTAACTGGAGAAATCCCATATAAGGATGTGGACTCGTCTGCAATTATCTGGGGTGTTGGCAGTAATAGTCTACATCTCCCCGTGCCCTCAACCTGCCCTGACGGCTTCAAGATCCTCATGAAACAAACATG GCAAGGCAAGCCGAGGAACAGGCCCTCATTCAGACAGATCCTGCTGCACTTAGATATTGCCTCAGCCGACGTGTTAGGAACTCCTCAGGAGACCTACTTCAAGTCTCAG GCGGAGTGGCGAGAGGAAGTGAAGAAACACTTCGAGAAGATCAAAAGCGAGGGAACGTGTATCCACCGGTTAGATGAGGAGCTAATCCGCCGCAGGAGAGACGAACTCAG ACACGCTCTGGATATTCGGGAACACTATGAAAGAAAGCTGGAGAGAGCAAACAATCTGTACATGGAGCTGAGTGCCATCATGCTGCAGCTGGAGATTCGAGAGAAGGAGCTAATGAA GAGGGAGCAGGCTGTGGAGAAGAAGTACCCTGGAACCTACAAACGGCACCTGGTCAGGCCCATTGTCAGGTCCAATGCAGTGGAGAAACTCATCAAGAAGAAAAGCAGTGTGTCACACAAGCCTGGGACGCAGACACCCAAGAG GCCAGATCTGCTTCGCTCCGATGGGATCCCAAGCGTGGAGGTGCTCCCTGCTCCCTCGCCCGTCTCAGGGAGCCCCAAAGTGTCCACCCCGCCCGGGAAGGCCCGGTACCGCAGTAAGCCCCGGCACCGGCGTGCCAACAGCAAGGGCAGTCACAGCGAGTTCCCCGGAGTTCTGAAGAGTGGACCCGGAGTGTCTGATGAACAGCAACCTCTACAACAACActaccaccatcatcatcaccaccatcatcaccctCCACCCGAAGGCCCGCTGCTCCCTCTGCAAGGCCGCGAGGACGCCGTCGCTAACTGTGCCAATAACCTGCGATATTTCGGCCCCGCGGCCGCCTTGCGGAGTCCTCAGACCGACCACCTCCAACGACGTGTGTCGGGCTCCAGCCCGGACCTCATCTCCACAGCCATGGATGCCGACTCGCGGCAACGTACCGGCTCCACCGGCTCCGGACCTGGGCCCCTCTGTCCTTGCTGCCAGGCACACCCTTTCCCCGGCTGCCTACACTGCCAGGAGACGCCTCCTGCCCCCAACCACCCAGAGCTGCCCCATTACTCTCTGCTCAGCACCTGTGAGGGAACCCCGCCCACAGCCCCACGCCTCCCTGACCCAGCGTCGGATGGAGAAGCTCCGGAGAAGGgggagcagcaggagcagggCTCTCCACGCAGCACCTTACCCGGCGGAGCGTCTCGTACACTGCGACCCCTCAGGAAG ACTGGCGATGACTCatctgaagaggaggaaggagaggtaGACAGTGAAGTGGAGTTTCCACGGCGACAACG GCCTCACCGCTGTATGAGCAGTTTCCAGTCCTACTCCACCTTTAGCTCAGAGAACCTGTCTGTGTCGGACGGAGAGGAGGGCAACACCAGTGACCACTCCCACAGTGGTCCACTGGAGGCTCTCAGCGCCAGCCAGGAGGAACATCTGGACGAGCTGCTCTCCCACACCCCTGAGATTCCCATCGACATCTCCACCCAGTCCGACGGCCTCTCCGACAAAGAGTGTGCCGTGCGCAGGGTCAAGACCCAGATCTCCCTGGGAAAGCTGTGTGCAGACGAGCACAGCTATGAG AATCCTCTGCATTTTGGGGATTCAGACTGTGATTCCTCTGAGGCGGAGTGTTCTGACGCCACTATCCGAAACAACAAGCCCTGTGCCCCCTCTTCATGGTGA